The sequence below is a genomic window from Cryobacterium arcticum.
GGGAGCAGCGAGACCGCCCCGCCGGCCAGGATCACGACGGCGGGAAGCACCCGGTAGACCCGTGCGCGCAGGATCGCGGTGCCGAGCAGCAGCCAGCCGACCCCGAACACCGCCGCGGTGAGCATCAGCCCGAACGCGTAGGAGCCGGCGCGGTCGGTGCCGTCCAGCAGTCCGGGGGCGACGCGGCCCAGCGTGGGATAGAGGAACGCCTCGGCCCAGAACTGCCCGCTGATCAGGATGGTGCCCGTGCCGGCCACGATCGCCGCGGAGAACCCGAACGGGCCGATCTGCTTGGCGTGGCGCTCGTAGATCGACACCAACGACAGGATCAGGAGCAGCGCCCCGCCGAGCAGGGCGATGGAGCGCACGGCGAAGACGGGGGTCTGCACGAGCTCGCTGGCCGGGTCACCGGTGAGGCGCAAGGCCAGGTCGAGGATGCCGCCGGCGAGGAAGACCACCCCGGCCGCGAGAGTGGATGGCCTAGCCAGACCTTCGAATCTCTTCACTGAAACCTCACCCACCGCGCCTGCAGCCTCGACAGCCCCGCACGCCGGTGTGCATCCAGAAGGGCTGGTCCCGTTGATTCTTGCACCGGCACGGCCCCCGAACAAGGGCCACGCGGGCCGACGGGTTCGGGCACCGACCGCGACGGATGCCGGCGGCGTTAGGGTGAGGGCGTGCCCGATGCTCCTGACCCCGTGAACGGTCCGCCGGCGACCGGTTTGCCTGGCAGTGCCCTGCCGCCTAGCAGCGCCTCGGCGATCGAGCTGTCGCGCACCGTGGCCGTGGCGGTGGGTGACCGGGCGGAGACGAGGGCCGGCGATCATGCCCTGCTCACCGGCCTCGTGGCCCGGCTGACCGGCGTGGCCGCCGCATCCGTCGGCCTCACCCAACGGTGCCCCCACTGCGGCGCGGGCGACCACGGTCCGCTGCGGGTGAGAATCGCCGGCTCCCCCGCCGTCGTGCCACGGGTGAGCCTGGCCCGCGCGGGTGGGCGGCTGGCCCTGGCTGTCACCGCGGCCGGCCCGGTGGGCATTGACGTGGAGTCGCTCGCCGACCTCGCCCGCGCTCCGCTGGACGCCGTGGCGCTCTCCCCCGCCGAAGCCGCGACCCTCGCCCCGCTGCGGCCGGCCGCCACGGCGGAGGCGCTGGCGAACATCTGGACGACGAAGGAGGCCGTGCTCAAGGCGGCCGGGCTGGGCCTCCGGGTGGACCCGCGTGAGCTCACGGTCACGCTCGCGACGGCCGGCCCGACCGACGGTCGCTCGCCGCGGACGGCCAGTCGGACCGTGTCCTGGCCGCAGGCCCCGTTCCCCGACCACGACGTGCAGCTCTGGCCCGTGGCCGCCCCGCACGGCACCGTGGCCACCGTCGCCGTCGTCTGCGCCCTCCGCCCCGCCCTGCTCCTGGTGGCGCCACCCGTACGGTGATTGCGCAGACGGCCTCGGCGTCGGTATTTTGGGCGCACGAACGGTTCGGGCTGCCCTGTCGGTTCGGCGGGGAGGAGCCGGGCGTTCCCCAGTGAGGAGGAACCGGCTATGACGGGTCAAGAGCACCCGCGGCGCCCCGGCTGGGTGACCTGGGCCGTGGTTCTGATGTACATCGGCGGGATCACCCAGATCGCGTTAGGGATCGTAACCCTGTTCCTGCGTTATGCCCCCGATGTCGCCGCCGACGGTATCGCGCTCGGGGTCACGCTGGTCGGAGCCGGCATCATCCTGTTCGGCCTGTTCGTGGTGGCCCTCGCGTCGGGGGTGGCGCGTGGCAGCCGGGTGTCGCGGCTGAGCGCGACCGTGGTGATCCTGCTGGGGCTGGCGCTCGCGATCACCGACCTGGTCGTCGCCGACGATGGCGACTGGTCGGGGGTGACGATTCAGCTGATCCTGGTGGCCGCCGTGATCCTGCCGCTGTGGGTCGGGTCGGGCCGGCGCTACTTCGCGGCGCGCTGAGACGACGCCCGCTCCGCGTCACGGCGGGAGACCCGCCGGTGCACGAACCGCACAATCTCGATCAGGGCGATGCACACCAGTGAGGTGCCCAGCGCCAGCACCGCCGTGGCCAGGGTGAGGTCGACCAGTTGCAGGAAGTCCCGACTGATCGGCAGCGAGTACATCAGGATCAGCCCGATCATCATGGCTCCGATGACGATCCCCTTGAACCGCGTGACGGGACGGGACAGCACCACCAGGATCCAGAGGCCGATGATGGTGAGGATGAGGGTGGACCCGCTGCGGATCTCCGCCTCGGGGATCTGGGCGTCCGCCGCGAGCCGGGCGTAGGCGGCCAGGCCGAAGGTCACGGCGAGGCCGGCGGGCACCGCGAAGGTGAGGGACCGGCGGAGGAACCCGGGAACGTACCGCTGCGCGTTGGGCAGCAATGCGAGGAAGAACGCCGGGATGCCGATGGTCAGCCCGTCGGTGACCGACAGCTGCCGGGGCAGGAACGGGAACGGCAACAGCAGGATGCCGAAGGTGATCGCCAAGAACGTCGC
It includes:
- a CDS encoding 4'-phosphopantetheinyl transferase family protein yields the protein MPDAPDPVNGPPATGLPGSALPPSSASAIELSRTVAVAVGDRAETRAGDHALLTGLVARLTGVAAASVGLTQRCPHCGAGDHGPLRVRIAGSPAVVPRVSLARAGGRLALAVTAAGPVGIDVESLADLARAPLDAVALSPAEAATLAPLRPAATAEALANIWTTKEAVLKAAGLGLRVDPRELTVTLATAGPTDGRSPRTASRTVSWPQAPFPDHDVQLWPVAAPHGTVATVAVVCALRPALLLVAPPVR